Proteins co-encoded in one Flavobacterium fluviale genomic window:
- a CDS encoding SanA/YdcF family protein, which yields MKKYFKILLYLAIIGLFAVVSVNYYVKSSTKKHIYNSLKRFPKNDVGIIFGAGINGDQPSKYLKDRLDAGILLWKAKRINKILLSGDNGREEYDELTVMKNYCFNHGVDTTKIFIDYAGFDTYSTMYRAKHIFKIKKATLISQKYHLNRAIYIGQKLGIKSVGYSANKGEYLGYQYVTFREYGSIFKSFFDVLRNREPRFLGGEININGESNYSKEDKR from the coding sequence TTGAAAAAATATTTCAAAATCCTCCTCTACTTAGCAATTATTGGATTATTTGCAGTTGTTTCTGTAAATTATTACGTTAAATCTTCCACTAAAAAACATATTTATAATTCACTTAAAAGATTTCCTAAAAATGATGTCGGAATTATTTTTGGTGCCGGAATTAACGGAGATCAGCCAAGCAAATATTTAAAAGACAGACTTGATGCAGGGATTTTATTATGGAAAGCAAAACGAATCAATAAAATTTTACTTTCGGGTGATAATGGCCGTGAAGAATATGATGAATTGACTGTTATGAAAAACTACTGTTTTAATCACGGAGTTGATACCACAAAAATATTTATAGACTATGCCGGTTTTGATACTTACTCTACAATGTATCGCGCCAAACATATTTTTAAAATTAAAAAAGCAACTTTAATATCTCAGAAATATCATTTAAACAGAGCAATTTATATCGGACAAAAACTCGGTATAAAATCGGTTGGTTATTCTGCGAATAAGGGAGAATATTTAGGTTATCAATATGTCACTTTTAGAGAATATGGTTCAATCTTCAAATCTTTTTTTGATGTTTTAAGAAATCGAGAGCCTCGCTTTTTAGGTGGAGAAATTAATATTAATGGAGAATCAAATTATTCTAAAGAAGACAAACGATGA
- a CDS encoding M3 family metallopeptidase → MSVLLSKFITKHNTAPFSQIKIEDYVPSFQEGIALAKAEIDAIVNNPDAPTFENTIVAMDFSGDILDRLSSIFFNLNSAETNDEMQKIAQEVSPLLSEFGNDIRLNADLFARVKAVYGQKDSLNLNAEQTTLLDKKYKSFSRNGANLPEDKKNQLREIDKELSKLSLQFGENVLAETNNFELHLTNEKDLSGLPEGTIEAARLLAKNQEKEGWIFTLDHPSYVPFLTYADNRELRKKMAIAFGAKAFQNNEFDNQENVLKIAKLRFERANLLGYKTHAHFVLEERMAESPEKVFSFLNDLLAKAKPAAQKEFAELTAFAKELDGIEQLEKWDGAYYSEKLKQQLFNLDDEKLKPYFQLEKVLDGAFTVAKKLYGLTFTEVFDIDKYHEEVTTYEVRDAENNLVSIFYADFFPRKGKRNGAWMTSFKSQYVKDGVNERPHISNVCNFTKPTETKPSLLTFNEVTTLFHEFGHGLHGMLADTTYPSLSGTSVYWDFVELPSQIMENWCYEPEALALFAKHYETGEIIPIEYVQKIKESASFQEGLATLRQLSFGLLDMAWHGQDPTNITDLKAFETEQFANTQLYPDVKENAMSTAFSHIFQGGYSSGYYSYKWAEVLDADAFEYFQEKGIFNEEVAKKFKDNVLSKGGTEHPMTLYKRFRGQEPKPEALLKRAGLV, encoded by the coding sequence ATGAGTGTTTTACTTTCAAAATTTATAACGAAACATAATACTGCCCCTTTTTCTCAAATTAAAATCGAAGACTACGTTCCGTCTTTTCAAGAAGGAATTGCTTTGGCGAAAGCCGAAATTGATGCAATCGTAAATAATCCGGACGCGCCAACTTTTGAAAACACAATTGTGGCGATGGACTTTTCAGGCGATATTTTAGATCGCCTTTCGAGTATTTTTTTCAATTTGAATTCGGCTGAAACCAATGACGAAATGCAGAAAATTGCTCAGGAAGTTTCACCTCTTCTTTCAGAATTTGGAAATGACATTCGCTTAAATGCCGATTTGTTTGCGAGAGTAAAAGCAGTTTACGGTCAAAAAGATAGTTTGAATCTCAACGCAGAGCAAACGACTTTATTAGACAAAAAATATAAAAGTTTTTCTAGAAACGGAGCTAATTTACCTGAAGACAAGAAAAATCAGTTAAGAGAAATTGACAAAGAATTATCTAAGTTGAGTTTACAGTTTGGCGAAAATGTTTTGGCGGAAACTAACAACTTCGAATTACATTTAACCAATGAAAAAGATTTATCAGGTTTACCAGAAGGAACAATCGAAGCCGCTAGATTATTAGCTAAAAACCAAGAAAAAGAAGGCTGGATTTTCACTTTAGATCACCCAAGTTATGTTCCGTTTTTGACTTATGCAGATAATCGCGAATTGCGTAAAAAAATGGCTATTGCTTTTGGAGCAAAAGCATTTCAGAATAATGAATTCGACAATCAGGAAAATGTTTTAAAAATTGCGAAACTGCGTTTTGAAAGAGCCAATTTATTAGGTTATAAAACTCACGCACATTTTGTTCTGGAAGAAAGAATGGCCGAAAGCCCAGAGAAAGTTTTCTCTTTCTTAAATGATTTATTAGCAAAAGCAAAACCAGCAGCTCAAAAAGAGTTTGCAGAATTAACCGCTTTCGCGAAAGAACTGGACGGAATCGAACAATTAGAAAAATGGGATGGCGCTTATTATTCAGAAAAATTAAAACAACAGCTTTTTAATTTAGACGATGAAAAACTGAAACCTTATTTTCAATTAGAAAAAGTATTGGACGGTGCCTTTACAGTTGCCAAAAAATTATACGGTTTAACTTTTACGGAAGTTTTTGATATTGATAAATACCACGAAGAAGTTACAACTTATGAAGTAAGAGATGCTGAAAACAATTTAGTTTCTATTTTCTACGCTGATTTCTTCCCAAGAAAAGGAAAAAGAAATGGTGCATGGATGACTTCATTCAAATCACAATATGTAAAAGACGGCGTAAACGAAAGACCACACATTTCGAATGTTTGTAATTTCACAAAACCAACCGAAACAAAACCTTCATTATTGACTTTTAATGAAGTTACGACACTATTCCACGAATTCGGACATGGTTTACACGGAATGCTTGCTGATACAACTTATCCAAGTCTATCTGGAACTTCTGTTTATTGGGATTTTGTAGAATTACCAAGTCAGATTATGGAAAACTGGTGTTACGAACCAGAAGCTTTGGCTTTGTTCGCTAAACATTATGAAACGGGAGAAATTATTCCGATTGAATATGTACAAAAAATTAAAGAAAGTGCGAGTTTCCAAGAAGGTTTGGCAACTTTACGTCAATTAAGTTTCGGACTTTTAGACATGGCTTGGCACGGACAAGATCCAACCAATATTACAGACTTAAAAGCTTTTGAAACGGAACAATTTGCCAATACACAATTGTATCCAGATGTAAAAGAAAATGCAATGAGTACGGCTTTTTCGCATATCTTCCAAGGTGGTTATTCTTCAGGATATTACAGCTACAAATGGGCAGAAGTTTTAGATGCAGATGCTTTTGAATACTTTCAGGAAAAAGGGATTTTCAATGAAGAAGTAGCGAAAAAATTCAAAGACAATGTTCTTTCTAAAGGAGGAACAGAACATCCTATGACTTTGTACAAACGTTTTAGAGGTCAGGAACCAAAACCGGAAGCGTTATTGAAGAGAGCGGGATTGGTTTAA
- the hpt gene encoding hypoxanthine phosphoribosyltransferase, protein MIQLHDKQFVPFISAKEIDFALTKIVAQVEDDFGDDTPIFIGVLNGAFMVVSDFLKKYKKPCEVSFIKMASYEGTESTNSVKELIGINQDLTGRTVIIIEDIIDTGNTIEELKRLFKEKNVKHFKIATLFFKPEAYKKDIKIDYVGVRIPNKFIVGYGLDYDGLGRNLTEVYKLAE, encoded by the coding sequence ATGATACAACTTCACGATAAACAATTTGTTCCGTTTATTTCGGCTAAAGAAATCGATTTTGCTTTAACTAAAATAGTGGCTCAGGTAGAGGATGATTTTGGAGATGATACACCAATTTTTATTGGAGTTTTGAATGGCGCTTTTATGGTAGTGTCAGATTTTTTGAAGAAATACAAAAAACCATGCGAGGTTTCATTCATAAAAATGGCATCGTATGAAGGAACTGAAAGTACTAATTCTGTTAAAGAATTAATAGGAATCAATCAGGATTTGACTGGAAGAACGGTTATAATTATTGAAGATATTATCGATACAGGAAATACGATCGAAGAATTGAAACGTTTGTTTAAAGAAAAAAATGTAAAGCATTTTAAAATTGCCACTTTATTCTTTAAACCAGAAGCTTATAAAAAAGACATTAAGATAGATTACGTTGGAGTTCGTATTCCAAATAAATTTATTGTTGGTTACGGTTTGGACTACGATGGTTTAGGAAGAAATTTAACCGAAGTCTATAAATTAGCAGAATAA
- a CDS encoding adenylate kinase produces MINIVLFGKPGAGKGTQAEFLKEKYNLTHLSTGDIFRFNLKNDTELGKKARVFMDNGELVPCEVTTAMLIDEVKKHPDTAGFLFDGYPRTINQAEALDKFLPTIGSSVTATIALEADDEILVARLLERGKTSGRADDQDEEKIRVRYQEYNEKTAPLIGYYKEQNKFHAVDGIGTIEQITERLTSVIDNL; encoded by the coding sequence ATGATTAACATTGTTTTATTTGGAAAGCCTGGAGCAGGAAAAGGAACTCAGGCAGAATTTTTAAAAGAAAAATATAATTTAACACATCTTTCAACAGGAGATATTTTTCGTTTTAATTTAAAAAATGATACAGAACTAGGTAAAAAAGCAAGAGTTTTTATGGATAATGGAGAATTAGTTCCATGCGAAGTAACAACTGCAATGTTAATTGATGAGGTAAAAAAACATCCAGATACAGCTGGATTTTTGTTCGACGGTTATCCAAGAACAATCAACCAGGCTGAGGCTTTAGATAAATTTCTGCCAACAATTGGGTCAAGCGTAACTGCAACAATCGCTTTAGAAGCAGATGACGAGATTTTAGTAGCACGTTTATTAGAAAGAGGAAAAACAAGTGGAAGAGCTGATGATCAAGACGAAGAGAAAATTCGTGTAAGATATCAAGAATACAACGAGAAAACAGCTCCGCTAATTGGATATTATAAAGAACAAAATAAGTTTCATGCCGTAGACGGTATCGGAACGATTGAACAAATTACAGAGCGCTTAACGTCAGTTATAGATAATTTGTAG
- a CDS encoding zeta toxin family protein has product MKEKNLYIIAGCNGAGKTTASYSILPEILDCKEFVNADEIAKGLSPFQPETVSFEAGRIMLNRIDELLQKEVDFAFETTLSAKSYISIVKKAQSQGYFVTLIFFWLNSIELAKQRVKVRVTEGGHNIPEDVIERRYIRGIKNFFEIYLHKCNNVMLFDNSNKLPILVAEKEINEEIQITNENLFDEIKTFLKI; this is encoded by the coding sequence TTGAAAGAAAAAAATTTATATATAATTGCGGGTTGTAATGGAGCTGGAAAAACAACAGCTTCATACTCAATCCTGCCTGAAATTTTAGACTGTAAAGAATTTGTAAATGCTGATGAAATCGCAAAAGGTTTATCACCATTTCAACCTGAAACAGTAAGTTTTGAAGCTGGAAGAATAATGCTTAATCGAATAGATGAGCTATTACAAAAGGAAGTGGACTTTGCTTTTGAGACAACTCTTTCTGCAAAAAGCTATATTTCTATTGTAAAAAAAGCACAAAGTCAAGGCTATTTTGTAACATTAATTTTCTTTTGGCTCAACTCTATTGAATTAGCAAAACAAAGAGTTAAAGTAAGAGTAACGGAAGGTGGACATAATATTCCTGAAGATGTTATAGAACGAAGATACATTCGTGGTATTAAAAATTTCTTTGAAATTTATCTTCACAAGTGTAACAATGTAATGTTGTTTGATAACTCAAATAAATTACCAATACTTGTTGCCGAAAAAGAGATTAACGAAGAGATTCAAATTACCAATGAAAATTTATTTGATGAAATAAAAACTTTTTTAAAGATATGA
- a CDS encoding cation:proton antiporter — translation MELYYTFSVLIVLASFFAYLNLRFLKLPGTIGIMIIAMLVSVGIRLLGDSYFPATTKHFFDLIKEFDFNEILMGAMLNFLLFAGALHVNMSDLKEQKVPIMIYSTVSVVLSALIISVLLFYIAPLFGIKIPYLFCLVFGTLISPTDPIVVLGVLKQAKVPKRIETKIVGESLFNDGVAVVMFAVVLKMATDPAFDMSFGSIAWLFAKEGIGGLLLGAVLGYTASRVMKKIDDYKVSVLITLSIVMGGFLIAQSLHVSSPLAMVVAGLIIGNYGKKVAMSEVTQDYLGKFWELIDEILNAILFLFIGFELLLLPDLNKQLLTGLVAIFIVLFSRLTSIVLPWKFFDIFKFFGIKSAYNKGSLMVLVWGGIRGGVSIALVLSMPEGEYKNLLLEVTYIVVLFSIVVQGLTVGKLAKRVLEKE, via the coding sequence ATGGAATTATACTACACCTTTTCAGTACTTATCGTACTGGCATCTTTCTTCGCCTATTTAAATTTAAGATTTTTAAAACTTCCGGGAACGATCGGAATCATGATTATTGCTATGCTGGTTTCGGTAGGAATTCGCCTTTTGGGAGATTCTTATTTTCCTGCAACCACAAAACATTTTTTTGATTTGATCAAAGAATTTGATTTCAACGAAATCTTAATGGGAGCAATGTTGAATTTTCTTTTATTTGCCGGCGCACTGCACGTAAATATGTCAGATCTTAAAGAACAAAAAGTTCCGATTATGATTTATTCCACTGTAAGTGTTGTATTGTCGGCATTAATTATTTCTGTTCTGCTTTTTTATATCGCACCACTTTTCGGAATCAAAATCCCTTACTTATTTTGTTTAGTTTTTGGAACATTAATTTCTCCAACCGATCCAATTGTGGTTTTAGGAGTTTTAAAACAAGCCAAAGTTCCTAAAAGAATAGAAACCAAAATTGTTGGAGAATCATTGTTTAATGATGGAGTAGCAGTAGTAATGTTTGCCGTTGTTTTAAAAATGGCAACCGATCCAGCATTTGATATGAGTTTTGGATCTATCGCATGGTTATTTGCAAAAGAGGGTATTGGCGGACTTTTATTAGGAGCCGTTTTAGGATACACAGCATCAAGAGTTATGAAGAAAATCGATGATTATAAAGTTTCGGTTTTGATAACACTTTCGATTGTTATGGGAGGATTTTTAATTGCCCAAAGTTTACACGTTTCGAGTCCGCTGGCAATGGTTGTTGCCGGATTGATTATTGGTAATTATGGTAAAAAAGTAGCGATGAGCGAAGTAACTCAAGACTATTTAGGGAAATTCTGGGAACTTATTGACGAGATTCTGAATGCTATTCTATTCTTGTTTATTGGTTTTGAATTACTATTGCTTCCAGATTTAAACAAACAATTGCTGACAGGTTTGGTAGCTATCTTTATAGTACTTTTTTCAAGATTAACATCGATAGTTCTGCCTTGGAAATTCTTCGATATTTTTAAGTTCTTCGGAATCAAATCGGCCTATAACAAAGGTTCTTTGATGGTTTTAGTTTGGGGAGGAATTCGTGGAGGAGTTTCAATTGCATTAGTTCTTTCTATGCCAGAAGGAGAATATAAAAACCTATTACTGGAAGTAACTTATATTGTTGTACTGTTTTCAATTGTAGTGCAAGGACTGACAGTTGGCAAATTAGCGAAACGAGTTTTAGAGAAAGAATAA
- a CDS encoding TonB-dependent receptor — MPSKKYLLFFFILFISKNILAQEKEVQNIDSFKTQKLNEVLISPLHINRDLQNSPASIGILSEKELLRNNTTDISNVINTIPGVFMQSSNITTTRISIRGIGARTPYGTNKIRAFYGSIPLTSGNSETVIDDIDLQNINQIEVIKGPLSSIYGAGLGGAILISPQTLKNGQYQAEVSSVFGSFGLLKNRVSFDLNEKSSSVSLNYHNLKTDGWRENSAYNREGITLSGELFRKKNSKLTYFSNYTYLKAYIPSSINKTAFDNNPQSGAPTWVASKGFKEYKSTLGGLAYDFKINDHLTNSTSVFINYKDSNEPRPFDVLRQYTFASGVRTQFSGDFTIGKIKNQFIGGIEYFRDNYSGNTFENLYQQNNGNGSLQGDQLTATDQKRHFYNIFSQIRTLLSDQFEIQAGLNYNKTKFKLQNDFPVSANDPKEKYSYDGIFSPQLSFLYKPNEVRTFYFSVSRGFSLPATEETLTSTGNINPDIKPETGYNFELGGKLHFFNKKLYTQIAVYRMEIKDLLVAKRIGDDQYEGVNAGKTFHEGIEISLNHNWLINSIFNLSSYIGASIGNYEFKEFVDNGNDFSGNKLTGVPANTASAGFTLNTSSGFYFTADFQFTDKIPLNDSNADFSDSYTLLNLKTGYQFEILSGLKAHIDAGVNNVTNEKYASMILTNATAVGNAQPRFYYPGLPINYFGIISLNYLF; from the coding sequence ATGCCCTCCAAAAAATACCTTCTTTTTTTCTTTATTCTTTTTATTTCTAAAAACATTTTAGCACAGGAAAAAGAAGTTCAAAATATTGATTCTTTCAAAACCCAAAAACTGAATGAAGTTTTAATAAGTCCGCTCCATATTAACCGAGATTTACAAAACAGCCCTGCTTCTATTGGCATTTTATCCGAAAAAGAATTACTTCGAAATAACACTACAGACATTAGCAATGTAATTAATACTATTCCAGGCGTTTTTATGCAATCGTCAAATATTACTACAACCCGAATTTCGATTCGAGGTATTGGCGCCAGAACTCCTTACGGAACAAATAAAATTAGAGCTTTTTACGGAAGCATTCCGCTAACATCTGGAAACAGTGAAACGGTAATTGACGATATCGATCTTCAAAACATTAATCAGATTGAAGTTATAAAAGGACCGCTTTCGAGTATTTATGGCGCAGGATTGGGCGGTGCGATTTTAATTTCACCACAAACCTTAAAAAATGGGCAGTATCAAGCTGAAGTAAGTTCTGTTTTTGGTTCTTTTGGATTACTGAAAAACAGAGTCAGTTTTGATTTGAATGAAAAAAGCTCTTCTGTAAGTCTGAATTATCACAATTTAAAAACAGACGGCTGGCGCGAAAACAGCGCCTATAATCGTGAAGGAATTACACTTTCTGGAGAATTATTCCGAAAGAAAAACAGCAAACTCACTTATTTTTCTAATTATACTTATTTGAAAGCTTATATTCCAAGTTCCATAAACAAAACGGCTTTCGACAATAATCCGCAGTCGGGCGCACCAACTTGGGTTGCTTCGAAAGGTTTTAAAGAATATAAATCGACTCTCGGCGGATTAGCTTATGATTTCAAAATAAACGATCACCTCACCAATTCGACTTCTGTTTTTATCAATTATAAAGACAGCAACGAACCTCGTCCTTTTGACGTTTTACGCCAATATACTTTTGCATCGGGTGTCAGAACTCAATTTTCTGGTGATTTTACAATTGGAAAAATTAAAAATCAATTTATTGGCGGAATTGAATATTTCAGGGATAATTACAGTGGTAATACTTTCGAAAATCTCTATCAGCAAAATAATGGAAACGGAAGTTTACAAGGCGATCAGCTTACGGCAACCGATCAAAAAAGACATTTTTACAATATTTTTTCGCAAATTAGGACTTTACTTTCCGATCAATTTGAAATTCAAGCAGGATTAAATTACAACAAAACCAAATTTAAACTGCAAAATGATTTTCCCGTTTCGGCGAATGATCCGAAGGAAAAATACAGTTATGATGGAATTTTTTCACCGCAGCTTTCTTTTTTATACAAACCGAATGAAGTTCGCACTTTTTACTTTTCTGTAAGCCGAGGATTTTCTCTTCCTGCAACCGAAGAAACTTTAACCTCAACAGGAAACATTAATCCCGACATTAAACCTGAAACGGGTTATAATTTTGAATTGGGCGGAAAATTGCATTTTTTCAACAAAAAATTGTATACTCAAATTGCCGTTTACCGAATGGAAATTAAAGATTTATTGGTTGCGAAAAGAATTGGCGACGACCAATACGAAGGTGTAAATGCTGGAAAAACTTTTCATGAAGGAATCGAAATTTCACTCAACCACAATTGGCTAATTAATTCCATTTTCAATTTAAGTTCTTATATCGGAGCATCGATTGGAAATTATGAATTTAAGGAATTTGTTGATAATGGAAATGATTTTTCTGGAAACAAATTAACCGGAGTTCCTGCCAATACAGCAAGCGCTGGTTTTACCTTAAATACGAGTTCAGGATTTTACTTTACAGCCGATTTTCAGTTTACTGACAAAATTCCGCTAAATGATTCTAACGCAGACTTTTCTGACTCTTATACTTTATTAAATTTAAAAACTGGTTATCAATTCGAAATTTTATCGGGTTTAAAAGCTCATATTGATGCTGGCGTAAATAATGTCACAAACGAAAAGTACGCTTCGATGATTTTGACCAACGCGACCGCAGTAGGAAATGCACAGCCAAGATTTTATTATCCCGGATTACCAATAAATTATTTCGGAATTATCTCACTAAATTACTTATTTTAG
- the purE gene encoding 5-(carboxyamino)imidazole ribonucleotide mutase has protein sequence MSKVAIIMGSISDMPVMQDAIDILKQFNVEVEVDIVSAHRTPEKLFDFSKNAHTRGISVIIAGAGGAAHLPGMVASMSPLPVIGVPVKSSNSIDGWDSVLSILQMPGGVPVATVALNGAKNAGILAAQIIGSHDKKVLDTIISYKEELKAAVNKAAEGLK, from the coding sequence ATGAGCAAAGTAGCTATTATAATGGGAAGCATCTCAGACATGCCAGTCATGCAGGATGCCATCGACATACTAAAACAATTCAATGTAGAAGTTGAAGTAGATATTGTTTCGGCACACAGAACTCCGGAAAAATTATTCGATTTCAGTAAAAATGCACATACACGCGGGATTTCGGTAATTATTGCCGGAGCTGGAGGCGCTGCGCATTTACCTGGAATGGTCGCTTCAATGTCACCACTTCCTGTAATTGGAGTTCCTGTAAAATCTAGTAATTCTATTGATGGCTGGGATTCGGTATTATCGATTCTGCAAATGCCGGGCGGAGTTCCTGTCGCAACTGTGGCACTAAACGGAGCAAAAAATGCCGGAATTTTAGCAGCACAAATCATCGGAAGTCATGATAAAAAAGTGCTTGATACGATTATTTCTTATAAAGAAGAATTGAAAGCCGCGGTTAATAAAGCTGCAGAAGGATTGAAATAG
- a CDS encoding 5-(carboxyamino)imidazole ribonucleotide synthase produces the protein MNYFSSDFKLGILGGGQLGKMLLSDTRKFDIQTYVLDPSDEAPSKIACNKFFQGDLMDYETVYNFGKQVDVLTFEIELVNLEALTQLENEGVKVYPSPKTLKGIQNKGTQKDFYTESNIPTASYLRFDSPAHLQKSVGNNEITIPFVWKCTEFGYDGNGVKVIRQISDMDDLPNVECIAETMVPFKNELAVIVVRNPSGEIKTYPVVEMEFHPEANQVEYVICPARIDEKVAEKARAIALNVSEKFNHVGLLAVEMFQTNEDEILVNEVAPRPHNSGHYSIEASYTSQFENHLRAILDLPLGNTDSKVAGIMVNLVGAEGFSGDVVYENIETILGWNGVTPHIYGKKQTRPFRKMGHVTIVNENVVEARRIAEDVKNTIRVISQ, from the coding sequence ATGAATTATTTTTCTTCTGATTTTAAATTAGGAATATTAGGCGGCGGACAATTGGGTAAAATGCTTTTGTCTGACACCAGAAAATTTGACATACAAACTTATGTTTTAGATCCAAGCGATGAAGCACCGAGCAAAATTGCCTGCAATAAATTCTTTCAAGGCGATTTGATGGATTATGAAACGGTTTACAATTTTGGAAAACAAGTCGATGTTTTGACTTTCGAAATCGAATTGGTAAATCTTGAAGCTTTAACGCAATTGGAAAACGAAGGTGTAAAAGTATATCCGTCTCCAAAAACTTTAAAAGGAATTCAGAATAAAGGAACTCAAAAAGATTTTTATACCGAAAGTAATATCCCAACGGCATCCTATCTACGTTTTGATAGTCCAGCACATTTGCAAAAATCAGTTGGAAACAATGAAATCACAATTCCGTTTGTTTGGAAATGCACTGAATTTGGTTACGACGGAAATGGCGTAAAAGTAATTCGTCAAATTTCTGATATGGATGATTTACCAAATGTAGAATGCATTGCAGAAACCATGGTTCCTTTCAAAAATGAATTGGCGGTAATTGTGGTAAGAAATCCATCTGGAGAAATTAAGACGTATCCGGTTGTAGAAATGGAATTCCACCCAGAAGCAAATCAGGTTGAATACGTGATCTGCCCTGCAAGAATCGACGAAAAAGTAGCCGAAAAAGCCCGAGCAATTGCTTTAAATGTTTCTGAAAAATTCAATCACGTTGGACTTTTAGCTGTAGAAATGTTCCAAACCAACGAAGATGAGATTTTAGTGAATGAAGTGGCTCCACGTCCGCACAATTCTGGACATTACTCAATTGAGGCAAGTTACACTTCTCAATTCGAAAATCATTTACGTGCTATTTTAGATCTTCCTTTAGGAAATACAGACAGTAAAGTGGCCGGAATAATGGTAAATTTAGTAGGCGCCGAAGGTTTTTCTGGAGATGTTGTTTACGAAAACATCGAAACTATTTTAGGATGGAACGGCGTTACTCCTCATATTTACGGTAAAAAACAAACGCGTCCTTTCAGAAAAATGGGCCACGTAACCATAGTAAATGAAAATGTGGTTGAAGCAAGACGAATTGCAGAAGATGTTAAGAATACTATTAGAGTAATTTCTCAATAG
- a CDS encoding PQQ-dependent sugar dehydrogenase, translated as MKKSLPLFSISLLALMTACNGQVKKEEKEVLAKQPNTVVKTAIGDLTLPPPYATESKTNNSKVIGWSEGKTPKAPEGFTVTKFADGFENPRWTYIAPNQDIFVVESGTRSSKNQITVLRDKDKDGKFESRQVFVTGLNKPFGMLVLKDFFYIANTDGLYRYPYKNNPLKLETKGEKILELPAGGYNNHWTRNLLASPDGSKIYVSVGSGSNVGENGMDKEVRRAAILEVNPDGTGEKIYASGLRNPVGMDWNPANKELWTAVNERDELGDELVPDYITSVKRDGFYGWPYSYFGSIPDPRLKGERKDLVEKAIVPDVPVGSHTASLGLAFYTKNAFPAKYKNGAFVGQHGSWNRSKISGYKVLFVPFKDGKPSGKPEDFLTGFISDSNKAEVYGRPVAVTVMNDGSLLVNDDSGNTIWKVTANK; from the coding sequence ATGAAAAAATCTTTACCGCTATTTTCTATATCATTACTGGCACTAATGACCGCATGCAACGGACAAGTTAAAAAAGAAGAAAAGGAAGTTTTAGCCAAACAACCCAATACTGTTGTAAAAACTGCAATTGGTGATTTAACGCTTCCACCGCCTTACGCAACTGAATCGAAAACGAACAATAGTAAAGTTATAGGCTGGTCTGAAGGCAAAACGCCAAAAGCACCAGAAGGTTTTACTGTAACTAAATTTGCTGACGGATTTGAAAATCCGAGATGGACTTATATTGCACCCAACCAAGATATTTTTGTTGTCGAAAGCGGTACGAGATCCAGCAAAAATCAAATTACGGTTTTACGCGATAAAGATAAAGACGGAAAGTTTGAAAGCCGTCAGGTTTTTGTAACTGGTTTAAACAAACCTTTTGGAATGCTGGTTTTAAAAGACTTTTTCTACATTGCTAATACCGATGGATTATACCGTTATCCTTATAAAAACAATCCGTTGAAATTGGAAACAAAAGGCGAAAAAATTCTTGAACTTCCTGCCGGCGGTTACAACAATCACTGGACAAGAAATTTACTAGCAAGTCCTGATGGAAGCAAAATCTATGTTTCTGTAGGTTCTGGAAGTAATGTGGGCGAAAACGGAATGGACAAAGAAGTTCGCCGTGCTGCTATTTTAGAAGTTAATCCTGATGGAACTGGTGAAAAAATCTATGCTTCGGGATTGCGAAACCCTGTTGGAATGGACTGGAATCCAGCCAACAAAGAATTATGGACTGCTGTAAATGAGCGCGATGAATTGGGCGACGAACTGGTTCCAGATTATATTACAAGTGTAAAAAGAGATGGTTTCTACGGATGGCCGTATTCTTATTTTGGAAGTATTCCTGACCCACGATTGAAAGGTGAAAGAAAAGATTTAGTCGAAAAAGCTATTGTTCCTGATGTTCCAGTAGGATCTCACACTGCTTCTTTAGGATTGGCTTTTTATACCAAAAATGCTTTTCCTGCTAAATATAAAAACGGAGCTTTTGTAGGGCAGCATGGTTCTTGGAACCGCTCTAAAATTTCAGGTTATAAAGTACTTTTCGTTCCTTTTAAAGATGGAAAACCTTCGGGAAAACCAGAAGATTTCTTAACTGGTTTTATTTCTGATTCTAATAAAGCTGAAGTTTACGGACGCCCAGTTGCGGTAACGGTTATGAATGACGGATCGCTTTTGGTAAATGATGACAGCGGAAATACTATTTGGAAGGTTACTGCGAATAAATAA